In Ruminiclostridium papyrosolvens DSM 2782, the following proteins share a genomic window:
- a CDS encoding NADH-quinone oxidoreductase subunit C: MVSEAIFDTINRLLAPHVQEGRLINENEVYFCISPSTVKEDCINVYENIECVLVDLFANDTTPINNKLTVYYTFAVRSSNTIVTLYSKLENDGSAMLDSIALEVPAASLYEREIHDMYGIDFKGCPDSRELVHHGNFPQNVHPLKRDFKVNKHLPFQHRDLEFSNISGKGVFEVPVGPVHAGIIEPGHFRFSVAGEPIINLEAKLYYVHRGLEKLCENQHYMKALLFSERISGDETFTNSLAFCHAIEKLNGITYIPERAAYSRVIFAELERICGHLGDISGLCVDTAYIFPSGQLGMMRRWIQLLNEQLTGSRFLRNTNKPGGLRRDFIRNNEKIILECINKLDKEFRETVAIIKNNGMFIDRVEHTGILANSIAADLNVVGPAGRASGLKTDVRKEFPYDAYSKLKFNIPEHGNCDVNCRMNVKIEEVMESINIIKQALGKMPEEGLVHVDIGELKPYSYGFGMTESPRGENIHFVMTGENNTIFRYKVRTPSFCNWPALCHAVNTNTLTDFPLINKSFNLSYAGNDL, from the coding sequence ATGGTTTCGGAAGCTATATTTGATACTATAAATAGATTATTAGCCCCTCATGTACAAGAAGGCAGGCTTATCAATGAAAATGAAGTCTACTTCTGCATTTCTCCTTCCACTGTGAAGGAAGACTGTATCAATGTATATGAAAATATTGAATGTGTGCTTGTTGATTTATTTGCAAATGATACTACGCCAATTAACAATAAGCTTACTGTATATTACACATTTGCGGTAAGATCATCCAATACGATAGTTACACTGTATTCGAAACTTGAGAATGACGGTTCAGCAATGCTTGATTCCATAGCTTTGGAGGTACCGGCTGCAAGTTTGTACGAACGTGAGATTCATGATATGTATGGAATAGACTTTAAAGGGTGTCCTGACAGCAGGGAGTTGGTTCATCACGGAAATTTTCCTCAGAACGTTCACCCTTTAAAAAGGGACTTCAAGGTCAATAAACATCTGCCGTTTCAGCATAGAGATTTGGAATTTTCAAATATTTCAGGTAAAGGCGTTTTTGAAGTGCCCGTTGGGCCTGTACATGCCGGTATTATCGAGCCGGGTCATTTTAGATTTAGTGTGGCAGGGGAACCCATAATAAACCTTGAAGCAAAATTATATTATGTACACCGTGGACTTGAAAAACTATGTGAGAATCAGCATTATATGAAGGCCCTTTTGTTTTCTGAAAGAATTTCAGGGGACGAGACATTTACCAATTCACTGGCCTTCTGTCATGCAATTGAAAAACTGAACGGTATAACATATATTCCCGAACGTGCGGCATATTCCAGGGTAATATTTGCGGAACTTGAACGTATATGCGGCCATCTGGGGGATATATCAGGACTATGTGTAGATACGGCTTACATATTTCCTTCAGGTCAGTTGGGGATGATGAGAAGATGGATACAGCTTCTGAATGAACAGCTTACAGGGAGCAGGTTTCTTAGAAATACCAATAAACCCGGTGGCTTAAGACGTGACTTTATACGTAATAATGAGAAAATTATTCTGGAATGCATTAACAAGCTGGATAAAGAGTTTAGGGAAACAGTAGCTATAATTAAAAACAACGGAATGTTTATAGATAGGGTCGAGCACACCGGAATATTAGCTAATTCTATTGCAGCTGATTTGAATGTGGTTGGACCTGCAGGAAGAGCCAGTGGCCTGAAAACTGATGTGAGAAAAGAATTCCCGTACGATGCATATTCAAAACTTAAATTTAATATTCCGGAACACGGTAATTGTGACGTTAATTGCAGAATGAATGTAAAAATAGAAGAAGTAATGGAGTCTATAAATATCATAAAGCAGGCATTGGGAAAAATGCCGGAGGAGGGGCTTGTTCACGTTGATATTGGCGAGCTTAAGCCATACTCCTATGGCTTTGGGATGACAGAGTCTCCCAGAGGTGAAAATATACATTTTGTAATGACAGGTGAAAATAACACTATTTTCCGCTATAAAGTAAGAACACCGTCTTTCTGTAACTGGCCGGCCCTTTGTCACGCGGTAAATACTAATACTTTGACGGACTTTCCGTTAATAAATAAGAGTTTTAATCTCTCGTATGCAGGAAACGATTTATAG
- a CDS encoding hydrogenase 4 subunit F: protein MIPAFIVIPVLAGGLVWISRNKLFIHAINLIGAAGLLIISILSLIDINNNKVIASSGLFKNLFYMDSLSGYILFITTLAFFLVSLYSISYFGQELKKKVITIGKLKLYYSLSNAFVLSMILALTTRNMGVMWISIEATTLASAFLVGFYNNKRAIEAAWKYLIICSVGIAFALLGIILLFYSSTVKLGGARISGLDWSYLIKYAAALDPSILKIAFIFILIGFGTKVGFSPMHTWLPDAHSQAPSPVSALLSGVLLNTAMYGVIRVMSIVNKCLGSSNYTGNLLIVLSVLSIGTAAVFILVQQDYKRILAYSSIEHMGIIALGLGICTPVSIFAALYHIFNHAMTKLMLFLATGNVYLKHHTKKISSIHGLIKTMPVTGIVFVLGTFAITGMPPFGVFMSEFNTVVGALFAKKYLVTALLLIFLSMVFAGFTKQLGKMFYGKNSNPEIKPGELDIIGPTVLIILLCIIVLAGVYIPTPFKELMDNTTDIILGIGG from the coding sequence ATGATTCCGGCATTTATAGTTATACCGGTGCTGGCAGGTGGGCTGGTATGGATTAGCAGAAATAAATTATTTATACATGCTATAAACTTAATTGGGGCAGCAGGATTACTGATAATATCAATCCTGTCACTTATTGATATTAATAATAATAAGGTGATTGCAAGCTCCGGTTTATTCAAGAATCTTTTTTATATGGATTCACTTAGCGGTTACATATTGTTTATAACTACATTGGCGTTCTTTTTAGTTTCACTCTATTCAATAAGTTATTTTGGACAAGAACTGAAGAAAAAGGTTATTACAATTGGTAAGCTAAAGTTATATTATTCATTATCCAATGCATTTGTACTGTCAATGATACTGGCATTAACTACTCGCAATATGGGAGTCATGTGGATTTCTATTGAAGCTACTACTCTGGCTTCTGCGTTTTTGGTTGGCTTTTACAATAATAAGCGTGCAATTGAAGCTGCGTGGAAGTACCTTATTATTTGCTCGGTTGGTATTGCGTTTGCCCTGCTTGGAATTATTCTCCTGTTTTATTCGTCTACTGTTAAATTGGGAGGGGCTAGGATTTCAGGGCTTGATTGGAGTTATCTTATAAAATATGCTGCTGCACTTGACCCCAGTATATTAAAAATCGCATTTATATTTATATTAATAGGTTTTGGTACAAAGGTTGGTTTTTCACCTATGCATACATGGCTTCCGGATGCTCACAGTCAGGCACCTTCGCCTGTAAGTGCACTTTTATCAGGAGTATTGCTCAATACTGCTATGTATGGGGTAATAAGGGTTATGTCCATTGTGAATAAATGTCTGGGAAGCAGTAATTATACGGGAAATCTTCTTATTGTCCTAAGTGTACTTTCAATTGGTACCGCTGCTGTATTCATATTGGTTCAGCAGGATTATAAACGTATATTGGCATATTCCAGTATAGAGCATATGGGAATCATTGCTTTAGGCCTTGGTATATGTACACCTGTGAGCATTTTCGCGGCACTTTATCACATATTTAATCATGCAATGACAAAATTGATGTTGTTTCTGGCGACGGGAAATGTTTATTTAAAACACCACACCAAAAAGATTTCCAGTATCCATGGTCTAATAAAAACAATGCCTGTAACAGGAATTGTTTTTGTACTGGGTACTTTTGCAATAACGGGTATGCCTCCTTTTGGTGTGTTTATGAGTGAATTTAATACTGTCGTGGGAGCACTGTTTGCAAAAAAATATCTGGTAACGGCTTTGCTTCTGATATTTCTTTCAATGGTTTTTGCCGGATTTACTAAACAGTTGGGAAAAATGTTTTATGGTAAAAATAGCAACCCTGAGATAAAGCCGGGGGAACTGGACATTATCGGGCCTACTGTACTTATTATTCTATTATGTATTATAGTATTGGCAGGGGTATATATTCCGACGCCTTTCAAAGAGTTAATGGATAATACAACAGATATTATACTGGGAATTGGAGGTTAA
- a CDS encoding respiratory chain complex I subunit 1 family protein, with protein MFFILLIAPIFTGVIRKIKAKIQHKIGASIFQPYYDLIKLLKKDLVISSTSSWIYNVAPYVYFITSLAAVMCLPAVYQLKGFSFYSDLLVIVYLLVAGRIFMALAGLDTGSTFGGMGSSRELLVSALVEPALFLIIITVGANPEITSTSVFSIYDYSVKNSSGIFSTINILLFAAMLMVMIAESSRIPVDDPSTHLELTMVHEAMTLEYSGRHLAFIEMGTYIKQLVFMTFMANILLPVGLNMENVLVGLGIYLLKLVIITLLVGFIEINTVKFRLFSLPNYAAIALIIAVLGFLTRFVLR; from the coding sequence ATGTTTTTTATACTTTTAATAGCTCCCATATTTACCGGAGTAATAAGGAAAATCAAAGCAAAAATACAGCATAAAATAGGTGCTTCGATTTTTCAGCCTTATTATGATTTGATAAAGTTGCTTAAAAAAGATTTGGTGATATCAAGCACTTCTTCGTGGATTTATAATGTTGCTCCATACGTTTATTTTATAACTTCTCTTGCTGCAGTTATGTGTTTGCCTGCAGTTTATCAACTTAAAGGGTTTTCCTTCTATTCTGACCTTCTGGTAATAGTTTATCTATTGGTAGCCGGACGTATTTTCATGGCACTGGCAGGGCTGGACACCGGAAGTACCTTCGGAGGAATGGGAAGCAGCAGAGAATTGTTGGTTTCGGCTTTGGTAGAACCTGCGCTATTCCTTATTATCATTACGGTAGGCGCAAACCCTGAAATTACTTCAACCAGTGTTTTTTCAATATATGATTATTCAGTAAAAAACAGCTCCGGTATATTTTCAACTATAAATATATTATTGTTTGCAGCTATGCTGATGGTAATGATTGCAGAATCCTCCAGAATTCCGGTTGATGACCCTTCAACACATCTTGAGCTTACAATGGTTCACGAAGCAATGACTTTGGAATACTCAGGCAGACATCTTGCTTTTATAGAAATGGGTACATATATAAAGCAATTGGTATTTATGACATTTATGGCCAACATATTACTTCCTGTTGGTTTAAACATGGAAAATGTATTAGTTGGACTTGGCATATATCTGTTAAAGTTAGTAATAATTACCTTATTAGTGGGTTTTATTGAGATTAATACAGTCAAATTCAGGCTTTTCAGTCTTCCAAACTATGCTGCAATTGCTCTCATTATAGCCGTTTTAGGGTTTTTGACCCGGTTTGTTTTAAGATAA
- a CDS encoding hydrogenase 4 subunit B: MSSNQLAVFFIVSVIFYIIGALASLSSFSSSKWSNRLSNTFALLASSLLTYLMIYKLTYSGDVSINIDFNTNIPFLDMKFNIDNLSAFFIMIISIVAIIVSLFSYTYMSHYFSEKNISVFGCLYNLFIASMVLLVSSSNLLLFLVFWELMSLLSYFLVIYEHEKEEVQKAGRIYIIMTYTGTACITAAFVLIAAYTGSFNFTSINLQSIPQGAANIIFVLLLIGFGTKAGIIPVHIWLPYAHPVAPSNISALMSGVMIKMAVYGLIRFIFNILPMGHLWWGVVLLCVGIASALFGITYSIASTTNIKRLLAYSSIENMGIILAGLGIMLIARASGNYFLLSLSLTATLLHTLNHAVFKSLLFMGAGAVQYSVHTKNMEKLGGLIKKMPIASVLIFVGCLSISAVPPFNGFISEYMIFKTIISSISYFASSQSFLMVVVLMIAAAALALTGALVAFCFVKFFGISFLGMPRSKVADTAKEPGKPMLVALAIAAVLCLLLGIFPNFAINLIHSVDSQLVGIKTLGAALPLTVPRELPVHNSSLNISSGLIAILLVILGALSLLVVMALRKRTSVERYNTWDCGYTKLNSKMQYSATGFSKSLRIIFRGLFKPARDLKITEGVAPYHIKAGRYTTSTVKFFEKYLYQPFVSTIIYFSRKMRFTIQTGSIHAYLMYFFVIMVLMLLYYSITA; this comes from the coding sequence ATGTCGTCAAATCAATTAGCAGTGTTCTTCATAGTAAGTGTAATCTTTTATATAATCGGAGCATTGGCATCTCTATCTTCATTCTCAAGTTCAAAGTGGTCAAACAGGTTGTCAAATACCTTTGCACTTTTAGCGAGCAGCTTACTTACATATTTAATGATTTACAAGTTAACATATTCCGGAGACGTATCTATAAATATAGATTTTAATACAAATATTCCTTTTTTAGATATGAAGTTTAATATTGATAATCTATCTGCATTTTTTATAATGATTATTTCAATAGTAGCAATTATTGTTTCGTTATTCTCATATACATATATGTCCCACTACTTTTCTGAAAAAAATATATCTGTATTCGGTTGTTTATATAATCTGTTTATCGCTTCAATGGTTCTTTTGGTCTCAAGCAGTAATCTTCTGCTCTTTTTGGTTTTTTGGGAATTGATGTCTCTTCTTTCTTATTTTCTTGTTATATATGAGCATGAAAAAGAGGAGGTGCAGAAAGCCGGCAGGATATACATTATTATGACCTATACCGGAACAGCTTGTATTACGGCAGCCTTTGTTTTAATTGCAGCCTATACAGGCAGTTTTAATTTTACATCAATTAATTTACAGTCAATACCTCAAGGTGCTGCTAATATTATTTTTGTGCTGCTGCTGATTGGGTTTGGTACCAAAGCAGGTATTATTCCTGTACATATCTGGTTGCCATATGCCCACCCGGTAGCTCCAAGTAATATATCAGCGTTGATGTCAGGTGTAATGATAAAGATGGCTGTTTATGGTCTCATAAGATTTATTTTTAACATTCTTCCTATGGGTCATTTGTGGTGGGGAGTAGTATTACTTTGCGTAGGTATTGCTTCAGCATTATTCGGAATTACATATTCTATCGCTTCAACTACAAATATTAAAAGATTATTGGCATATTCCAGCATAGAGAATATGGGGATTATTTTGGCAGGCCTTGGAATAATGCTTATTGCCAGAGCATCGGGGAATTATTTTCTGCTTTCCCTGTCCTTAACGGCAACACTTCTGCATACACTGAATCACGCTGTTTTCAAGTCACTGCTTTTCATGGGGGCAGGTGCAGTTCAATATTCTGTACATACAAAAAATATGGAGAAACTGGGCGGGCTGATAAAAAAAATGCCTATTGCCTCAGTGCTTATTTTCGTTGGTTGCCTTTCTATTTCTGCAGTACCGCCCTTTAACGGCTTCATAAGCGAATATATGATTTTTAAGACGATTATTAGCAGTATAAGCTATTTTGCATCATCCCAAAGCTTCCTGATGGTTGTTGTCCTGATGATTGCTGCAGCTGCACTTGCCTTAACCGGGGCTTTGGTTGCATTTTGCTTTGTTAAATTTTTCGGTATAAGCTTCCTTGGAATGCCAAGAAGTAAAGTGGCAGATACTGCCAAGGAGCCGGGAAAACCAATGCTTGTGGCACTTGCAATAGCAGCAGTGCTTTGTTTATTGCTTGGCATATTCCCGAATTTTGCCATAAATCTTATACACAGTGTTGACAGTCAATTGGTTGGAATAAAGACTTTAGGTGCGGCCTTGCCGTTAACCGTACCTCGTGAATTACCGGTACATAACAGTAGTTTGAATATATCTTCGGGTCTTATTGCCATATTGTTGGTAATATTGGGAGCTTTATCCTTATTGGTGGTAATGGCACTAAGAAAAAGAACCTCTGTAGAGCGTTACAATACTTGGGATTGCGGATATACAAAGCTAAATTCTAAAATGCAGTATTCTGCCACAGGATTTTCAAAATCTTTGAGAATTATATTCAGAGGGTTATTTAAACCTGCAAGGGACTTAAAAATAACAGAAGGAGTAGCACCTTATCATATTAAAGCGGGCAGATATACAACATCTACGGTGAAATTTTTTGAAAAATATCTGTATCAACCTTTTGTTAGTACTATAATTTATTTTTCAAGGAAAATGCGTTTTACAATTCAGACAGGGAGTATACATGCCTATTTAATGTATTTCTTTGTGATTATGGTGCTTATGCTTTTATATTATTCAATTACGGCATGA
- a CDS encoding LysM peptidoglycan-binding domain-containing protein, translating to MVRKKYVLKNKKRFLCFLFFTLFLTFTLIYTVKVAGFTDTQYITVTVGEGDSLWSIASKYGGNTDIRKKVYLIKKINHMSSSDLSENVSLLVPVDK from the coding sequence ATGGTGAGAAAGAAATATGTTTTGAAAAATAAAAAAAGATTTCTATGTTTTTTGTTCTTTACTTTGTTTCTTACATTTACTCTTATTTATACAGTCAAAGTGGCAGGTTTTACTGATACGCAGTACATTACAGTTACGGTAGGCGAGGGTGATTCTTTATGGTCTATAGCCTCCAAGTACGGCGGTAATACTGATATCAGAAAGAAGGTATATTTGATAAAAAAGATAAATCACATGAGTTCAAGTGATTTAAGTGAGAATGTATCTCTGCTTGTTCCTGTCGACAAATAA
- the lexA gene encoding transcriptional repressor LexA, whose translation MAKKNSNKQQEILDYVYKCVHENGYPPSVREICSAVGFKSTSTVHSYLQKLIDSGLLQKDPTKPRAIKILNRASQVKESRTSKDGYYTSREMVDVPVVGRVTAGQPILAVENITDTFPLPVDFVQNSDAFMLRIQGESMVEAGILDKDFVLVRQQSSANNGDIVVALIGDEATCKTFYREKDYIRLQPQNSSMEPILVKDDLSILGKVIGVFRRM comes from the coding sequence ATGGCAAAAAAGAATTCTAACAAACAACAGGAAATTCTTGATTATGTTTATAAATGTGTTCATGAAAACGGTTATCCGCCTTCTGTAAGGGAAATATGTTCAGCGGTAGGTTTCAAGTCAACTTCTACAGTACATTCCTATCTGCAAAAGCTTATTGATAGCGGACTTCTTCAAAAGGATCCTACTAAGCCGAGAGCAATCAAAATTTTAAATAGAGCAAGTCAGGTTAAAGAAAGCCGCACTAGTAAAGACGGGTATTATACTTCACGAGAAATGGTAGATGTTCCTGTTGTGGGAAGAGTTACAGCAGGCCAGCCTATCCTTGCCGTTGAAAACATTACTGATACTTTCCCCCTCCCTGTAGATTTCGTACAAAACAGTGATGCATTTATGCTAAGAATTCAAGGTGAGAGTATGGTAGAAGCAGGAATACTTGACAAGGACTTTGTACTGGTAAGACAGCAATCTTCGGCAAATAATGGTGACATTGTTGTAGCTTTGATTGGTGATGAGGCCACATGTAAAACCTTTTACCGTGAAAAAGACTATATAAGGCTCCAACCCCAGAACAGCAGTATGGAACCCATCCTTGTAAAAGATGATTTGTCAATTCTGGGAAAAGTAATTGGTGTCTTCAGACGCATGTAG
- the hfq gene encoding RNA chaperone Hfq, producing MVKNTINLQDIFLNQVRKEHIAVTIYLTNGFQLKGMVKGFDNFTVVLDSDGKQQLVYKHAISTISPMKSVNLIFNEQGKE from the coding sequence TTGGTAAAGAATACTATTAATTTGCAGGACATTTTTTTGAATCAGGTAAGAAAGGAACACATTGCTGTTACTATCTATCTTACAAATGGGTTTCAATTAAAGGGTATGGTTAAGGGGTTTGATAATTTCACTGTGGTTCTTGACAGTGACGGAAAGCAGCAGTTAGTATACAAGCATGCAATTTCCACTATAAGTCCAATGAAATCGGTGAATCTTATATTTAATGAGCAGGGAAAAGAATAA
- the miaA gene encoding tRNA (adenosine(37)-N6)-dimethylallyltransferase MiaA: protein MNRVIVIVGPTASGKTNLSIELAKRMNGEIISADSMQIYKYMDIGTAKPTKEEMQDISHYLIDEVLPNEDFNVVRFKELAEKYIDNILENGKQPIVAGGTGLYISSLINNINFSESESDWELREALKKEAEEFGPEYLHKKLQEVDPNSALSIHPNNIKRVIRALEVYYQTQKPISYHNEISRSIPPKYQFVLVGLNMDRQVLYERINKRVDIMIQNGLVDEVKRLVDLGYADSIISMQGIGYKEILEFLRNNITLEQAIDNIKQGTRRYAKRQITWFKRIHGINWFNVDNCGNNINVINEIYEYAKG, encoded by the coding sequence ATGAACCGAGTTATAGTTATAGTTGGGCCTACTGCATCAGGAAAAACAAATTTATCTATTGAGCTTGCAAAAAGAATGAATGGAGAAATTATTTCTGCCGATTCTATGCAGATTTATAAATATATGGATATTGGGACTGCAAAACCCACAAAAGAAGAAATGCAGGATATAAGTCATTATCTCATTGACGAAGTACTTCCCAATGAAGACTTTAATGTTGTAAGGTTCAAGGAACTAGCCGAAAAATATATAGACAACATTCTTGAAAATGGTAAACAGCCAATTGTTGCAGGGGGCACAGGACTTTATATCAGTTCTTTGATAAACAATATTAATTTTAGTGAAAGTGAAAGCGACTGGGAACTCCGGGAGGCTTTAAAAAAAGAGGCAGAAGAATTCGGGCCTGAGTATCTCCATAAAAAGTTACAGGAAGTTGACCCGAATTCAGCGTTAAGTATTCACCCCAATAATATAAAAAGAGTAATAAGAGCTTTGGAAGTGTACTATCAGACGCAAAAGCCTATTTCTTATCATAATGAGATATCAAGGAGCATACCTCCAAAATACCAATTTGTTCTTGTTGGTTTGAATATGGACAGGCAGGTTTTATATGAACGAATAAATAAAAGAGTGGATATTATGATACAAAATGGTCTTGTAGATGAAGTAAAAAGGCTTGTAGACCTTGGCTATGCCGATAGCATAATATCCATGCAGGGTATTGGATATAAAGAAATACTGGAGTTTTTGAGAAATAATATAACACTCGAGCAGGCAATAGATAATATTAAACAGGGAACCAGAAGATATGCAAAAAGACAGATTACATGGTTTAAGCGAATTCATGGAATTAATTGGTTTAATGTAGATAATTGTGGAAATAATATAAATGTAATAAATGAGATTTATGAATACGCAAAAGGCTAA
- the mutL gene encoding DNA mismatch repair endonuclease MutL: MGRIIVLDENTSNKIAAGEVVEKPASVVKELVENSIDAGATSISVDIKNGGISYIKITDNGSGMDEDDVEIAFERHATSKIKRAEDLDSVITMGFRGEALASIASVASVELMTKTAASTYGMYVHIRGGVFQDVRQTGCPVGTTFIIKDLFFNTPARYKFLKKDSTEAGYISDTISRIALGNPDISFKLTNGKTTLIHTPGNNDLKSVIYSIYGKELIKDLVAVEYADEKIKISGYVGKPEAARSNRNYQSLYINKRYVKSKMVSYSVEQAFTSILMKNRFPFFVLNIDINPVLVDANVHPAKTEVRFADESNLSRTIYMAVSNALTTGGSLFNPVSVPNKDRELFKFTGNSQNKVEYLQKEIELNKQEDYKKAEEIRLFTKALEPLAKTDVNKVSTSLEKPQTDTSSFTFTKSEEYNVRQPQEVTVEVKQEKTTELNNNSEVIKEADFSEEVAAVLSEDDGEIHTENVHPELADMKYIGQAFSTYILLQSNDELVMVDQHAAHERIIYEKLRVKFDSQENTTQLLLEPVVIQLQPFELDAVKSKHELLKGIGFVFEDFGNNSIIIRGIPYMVGDCSPRDIFIELTQKLQESIRPVSTPLADEIIHTIACKAAIKANKKLDEKEVHQLLIELSKTGRRYTCPHGRPTVIRLTKYEIEKMFKRIV; encoded by the coding sequence ATGGGGCGCATAATTGTACTGGATGAAAATACTTCAAATAAAATAGCTGCGGGGGAAGTTGTTGAAAAGCCTGCTTCCGTTGTAAAGGAATTAGTGGAGAACTCTATTGATGCCGGTGCAACCAGCATCTCAGTAGATATAAAGAATGGCGGTATATCATATATAAAGATAACCGATAACGGAAGTGGCATGGATGAGGACGATGTAGAAATTGCCTTTGAGCGTCATGCCACAAGCAAAATTAAAAGGGCAGAGGATCTTGATTCTGTCATAACAATGGGTTTCAGAGGAGAAGCTCTGGCAAGTATAGCCTCAGTCGCATCTGTTGAGCTTATGACAAAGACAGCAGCAAGTACGTACGGAATGTATGTACACATAAGAGGTGGAGTTTTTCAAGATGTAAGGCAGACAGGATGTCCTGTCGGGACAACCTTTATTATTAAAGATTTGTTTTTCAATACTCCTGCACGTTATAAGTTTTTGAAGAAGGATTCTACAGAAGCGGGTTATATCTCAGATACAATATCAAGAATAGCTTTGGGTAATCCGGATATTTCTTTTAAACTGACAAACGGAAAAACAACATTAATTCATACCCCGGGAAATAATGACTTAAAAAGTGTAATTTACAGCATATACGGAAAAGAATTAATAAAAGATCTTGTTGCGGTAGAGTATGCTGATGAAAAGATAAAGATAAGCGGGTATGTAGGGAAACCTGAGGCTGCCAGATCAAACAGAAACTATCAGTCCCTTTATATAAATAAAAGATACGTAAAAAGTAAAATGGTATCTTATTCTGTTGAACAAGCTTTTACAAGCATACTAATGAAAAACAGATTTCCTTTTTTTGTATTGAATATTGATATTAACCCTGTATTGGTAGATGCCAACGTGCATCCCGCAAAAACCGAGGTACGGTTTGCCGATGAAAGCAATCTGTCCAGAACCATATACATGGCTGTTTCAAATGCGCTTACTACAGGTGGAAGCCTGTTTAATCCTGTATCGGTTCCTAATAAAGACAGAGAGCTGTTTAAGTTCACAGGCAATTCCCAAAATAAAGTGGAATATCTTCAAAAGGAAATTGAATTGAATAAGCAGGAGGACTATAAAAAAGCCGAGGAAATACGGTTATTTACAAAAGCTCTGGAACCTTTGGCAAAGACTGATGTAAATAAAGTAAGTACGTCCTTGGAGAAGCCTCAGACAGATACATCCTCCTTCACTTTTACAAAGTCTGAAGAGTATAATGTAAGGCAGCCACAGGAAGTTACAGTTGAAGTGAAACAGGAAAAAACTACAGAACTTAACAATAATTCTGAGGTAATAAAAGAGGCTGATTTTTCTGAGGAGGTTGCAGCAGTTTTAAGTGAAGATGACGGAGAAATACATACAGAAAATGTACATCCTGAACTTGCCGACATGAAATATATAGGCCAGGCCTTTTCTACATATATTCTTTTGCAGAGTAATGATGAGCTTGTTATGGTAGACCAACATGCCGCACATGAAAGAATAATATATGAAAAGCTCAGAGTAAAATTTGATTCTCAGGAGAACACAACCCAGCTGTTGTTGGAGCCTGTAGTCATACAACTACAGCCATTTGAACTGGATGCAGTAAAATCCAAGCATGAACTTTTGAAGGGAATAGGATTTGTTTTTGAGGATTTTGGAAATAATTCCATTATTATCAGAGGAATTCCATATATGGTAGGGGACTGCTCCCCAAGAGATATATTTATAGAACTGACACAAAAGCTTCAGGAATCAATAAGGCCTGTCAGCACACCTCTGGCAGACGAAATAATTCATACTATTGCGTGCAAGGCTGCTATAAAGGCAAATAAAAAACTTGATGAAAAAGAAGTACATCAACTGTTAATTGAGCTCTCCAAAACAGGACGAAGGTATACCTGTCCTCACGGACGCCCTACCGTAATACGCCTGACAAAATATGAAATAGAGAAAATGTTTAAAAGAATTGTTTAG